In Thermoleophilia bacterium, the following proteins share a genomic window:
- a CDS encoding DUF3556 domain-containing protein, whose amino-acid sequence MGFIAPEPPPFDVEDWKRKSHLERIKPLAQDWAINGVGTPYAVYLLYIVKLIVFTLAAILIIGLATPGLGGLTELGDWWTQPIVWQKLVVWMILWEMLGLGSGSMPLTFRFLPPIGGPLYWLRPGTIRLPPWPDKVPFTKGSKRTVFDVTIYAGVLVTAAYLLLSDGTDVSSVGGAGKLSTTGIAVLLACLGILGLRDKVSGLCSRPEIYGLLLVVFLFPIDQMIVASQFVLFCVWWGAASSKLNHHFPNVVAVMVSNTPWNRVKFVKKRLYKDYPDDLRPSNEATLLAHLGTFIEFALPLALIASSGGTIGMIAVAGMVIFHVHILSTFPLAVPLEWNLFMIFGVLFLFGHYGTTPLYTLDDPLLIAILLVSLVGIPVFGNLRPDKVSFLPAMRYYAGNWPTSQWLFRNDAAAEQRLDETLTKSAAVVHSQLAKIYDADTADVLLTKGLAFRSLHNQGRALNGLAYRAVEDLDDYTVREGELVGGTVVGWNFGDGHFHGKQLLDAVQERCHFKPGELRVVMMESQPAQRQTQQYEIWDAATGLVEEGSVKVADMRSRQPWLDESQSFPVTVTGGPGAGPDPTGPSTT is encoded by the coding sequence ATGGGCTTCATCGCACCCGAGCCACCGCCGTTCGATGTTGAAGACTGGAAGCGCAAGTCCCACCTGGAGCGGATCAAACCGCTTGCTCAGGATTGGGCGATCAATGGAGTCGGTACGCCATACGCGGTTTACCTGCTCTACATCGTAAAGCTGATCGTTTTCACACTTGCCGCGATCCTGATCATCGGCCTGGCGACGCCCGGCCTGGGTGGCCTCACCGAACTGGGTGACTGGTGGACCCAGCCGATCGTCTGGCAGAAACTCGTCGTCTGGATGATCCTCTGGGAAATGCTCGGCCTCGGATCCGGTTCGATGCCCCTCACCTTCCGCTTCCTGCCGCCCATCGGTGGTCCGCTCTACTGGCTCCGGCCTGGAACGATCCGTCTACCTCCCTGGCCGGACAAGGTGCCTTTCACCAAGGGCTCGAAGCGCACTGTCTTCGACGTCACGATCTACGCCGGCGTGCTGGTCACGGCCGCGTACCTCCTGCTTTCCGACGGCACGGATGTGTCGAGCGTCGGCGGGGCCGGGAAGCTCAGCACCACCGGCATCGCCGTCCTGCTCGCTTGCCTCGGAATCCTCGGGCTGCGGGACAAAGTCTCCGGCCTCTGCTCGCGGCCCGAGATCTACGGGCTGCTCCTGGTCGTTTTCCTCTTCCCGATCGATCAGATGATCGTCGCGTCGCAGTTCGTCCTGTTCTGTGTCTGGTGGGGCGCGGCATCCTCCAAGCTCAACCACCACTTCCCGAATGTCGTTGCGGTCATGGTTTCCAACACGCCCTGGAACCGGGTGAAGTTCGTGAAGAAGCGCCTCTACAAGGACTACCCGGACGACCTGCGTCCCTCAAACGAAGCAACTCTCTTGGCTCACCTCGGCACCTTCATCGAGTTCGCGCTCCCCCTCGCCCTGATCGCTTCGTCGGGCGGAACGATCGGCATGATCGCGGTGGCCGGAATGGTCATTTTCCACGTCCACATCCTCTCCACCTTCCCGCTTGCCGTTCCGCTGGAATGGAATCTGTTCATGATCTTCGGAGTCCTTTTCCTTTTCGGGCACTACGGGACGACTCCGCTGTACACGCTCGATGATCCGCTGCTGATCGCGATCCTCCTGGTGAGCCTGGTCGGCATTCCCGTTTTCGGCAACCTGAGGCCCGACAAGGTCTCGTTCCTGCCGGCGATGCGTTACTACGCCGGGAACTGGCCGACCAGCCAGTGGCTCTTTCGAAACGATGCCGCGGCAGAACAGCGGCTGGACGAGACGCTCACGAAATCCGCGGCCGTAGTGCACAGCCAGCTTGCGAAGATCTACGACGCCGATACGGCCGACGTGCTCCTCACAAAAGGCCTCGCGTTCCGCTCGCTCCACAACCAGGGTCGGGCGTTGAACGGTCTGGCCTACCGGGCAGTGGAGGACCTGGACGACTACACGGTGCGGGAGGGAGAACTGGTCGGCGGGACCGTCGTGGGCTGGAACTTCGGCGACGGGCATTTCCACGGTAAGCAGCTGCTCGACGCCGTTCAGGAGCGCTGCCACTTCAAGCCGGGTGAACTCCGCGTGGTGATGATGGAGTCGCAGCCCGCCCAACGGCAGACCCAGCAGTACGAGATCTGGGACGCGGCGACCGGACTGGTCGAAGAGGGATCGGTCAAAGTCGCCGACATGCGATCTCGCCAGCCCTGGCTGGACGAAAGTCAGTCTTTTCCGGTGACGGTAACCGGCGGACCCGGTGCGGGTCCTGATCCAACGGGTCCCTCGACCACATGA
- a CDS encoding NAD-dependent epimerase/dehydratase family protein: MKVLVTGASGFLGGFVCEELVKRGHEVGALVRRDGSQPPGTKAFLANLRDSDGLSRAVSLAEPECVIHLAAEIASQRDPKKIAAANVGGTGDLILAAEAAGVRRIVFTSTVVTGDAGGEVLTEETALPVKTIYGRSKQEGERMLRNSTLEDVIIRPSHIYGPGGWFVEEFVIRLLQPGRFAVIGSGRNWWDVVQVEDVAAACVEAAENAPAGSLYHVVDDEPITYFDFVALAADALGVGPPRRIPAWLARLAAGGDTVRAVTRSARSSNARIKAELDWQPRFPSAREGVPDAISRLEGTV, encoded by the coding sequence ATGAAGGTCCTGGTCACTGGTGCGAGCGGTTTCCTCGGAGGGTTCGTCTGCGAAGAGCTGGTCAAACGCGGGCATGAAGTGGGGGCCCTGGTCCGGCGTGATGGCTCCCAGCCTCCGGGCACGAAAGCGTTCCTGGCCAACCTCAGGGATTCCGACGGGCTCTCGCGGGCAGTGAGCCTGGCGGAACCGGAATGCGTGATCCATCTGGCGGCGGAGATCGCCTCCCAGCGCGACCCGAAAAAGATCGCCGCGGCCAACGTGGGCGGGACGGGCGACCTGATCCTGGCGGCCGAAGCAGCCGGGGTACGGCGCATCGTGTTCACTTCGACCGTCGTCACCGGCGACGCGGGCGGTGAAGTCCTGACCGAGGAGACCGCGCTGCCGGTCAAGACGATCTACGGCCGCTCGAAGCAGGAAGGCGAGCGGATGCTCCGGAATTCCACTCTCGAAGACGTGATCATCCGGCCGAGCCACATCTACGGCCCGGGTGGCTGGTTCGTCGAGGAGTTCGTCATCCGCCTGCTGCAGCCGGGCCGATTCGCGGTGATCGGATCCGGACGCAACTGGTGGGACGTCGTCCAGGTCGAAGACGTCGCTGCTGCCTGCGTCGAGGCGGCGGAGAACGCTCCGGCCGGATCGCTCTACCACGTGGTCGATGACGAGCCGATCACGTACTTCGACTTTGTCGCTCTCGCCGCCGACGCGCTGGGTGTCGGCCCGCCACGCCGGATCCCGGCGTGGCTCGCCCGTCTGGCGGCCGGAGGAGACACGGTTCGAGCGGTGACCCGTTCAGCCAGGAGCTCGAACGCACGCATCAAGGCCGAGCTCGACTGGCAACCACGCTTCCCCTCCGCCCGTGAGGGAGTTCCCGATGCGATCTCCCGCCTGGAAGGTACGGTGTAG
- a CDS encoding cytochrome P450: MEVKDPEVAAPSTPTGPPPKVRRPKVVQAWKLAHAQNSIFDESQKRYGDVFEMNLGPNTWNILAHPDAVKQVFTAPPSVLHAGQGNEILATSLGDHSVLLLDEAEHMRQRKLLLPSFHGEKLAVQTKTIERIAAQQVERIPRGESFSMRDYSQEIALEVILEVVLGTASTGEQHDRLGAATKNMLEWIASGLRLVASQLLGPRSRAIRRMYRPVLKPLDSALYELISERRTRTGLEDRDDILSMLLTARDEDGKAMTDVEIRDELVTLIVAGHETTATSLAWAFERLTRVPGGAARLHEESLTDETEYTNAVAKEALRLRPVLDFVLRRVNEPIEIGGYQFEPGEVVAPCIYLIHRREDIYPDALEFKPERWFATKPGTYTWIPFGGGTRRCIGMSFAMVEMEVVLRAVARAGVLESVGPDEATVQRFITSSPERGGEVRLAA, translated from the coding sequence GTGGAAGTCAAGGATCCCGAAGTCGCCGCGCCAAGCACGCCCACCGGACCTCCGCCGAAGGTGCGAAGGCCGAAGGTCGTACAGGCCTGGAAACTCGCCCACGCCCAGAACTCGATTTTCGACGAGTCGCAGAAGCGTTACGGCGATGTCTTCGAAATGAACCTCGGCCCGAACACCTGGAACATCCTGGCCCACCCGGACGCGGTCAAGCAGGTCTTCACGGCACCGCCGTCCGTGCTCCATGCCGGCCAGGGCAACGAGATCCTCGCCACTTCGCTGGGCGACCATTCGGTCCTGCTGCTCGATGAAGCCGAGCACATGCGCCAGCGGAAGCTCCTGCTGCCTTCTTTCCACGGCGAGAAGCTCGCGGTGCAGACGAAAACCATCGAGCGCATCGCCGCGCAGCAGGTCGAGCGCATCCCGCGAGGGGAATCCTTTTCGATGCGCGATTACAGCCAGGAGATCGCGCTGGAAGTGATCCTCGAGGTCGTGCTCGGCACGGCTTCGACCGGGGAGCAGCACGACCGCCTCGGAGCAGCGACCAAGAACATGCTCGAATGGATCGCCTCGGGGCTGCGTCTGGTCGCTTCCCAGCTGCTGGGGCCGCGCAGCCGCGCGATCAGGCGCATGTACCGCCCAGTGCTCAAGCCGCTCGACAGCGCGCTCTACGAACTCATCTCCGAACGCCGGACCCGGACCGGCCTCGAGGACCGCGACGACATCCTCTCGATGCTGCTGACCGCCCGTGACGAAGACGGAAAGGCAATGACCGACGTCGAGATCCGCGACGAACTGGTCACGCTGATCGTGGCCGGCCACGAGACCACGGCGACCTCACTCGCCTGGGCCTTCGAGCGGTTGACCAGGGTTCCCGGCGGCGCGGCCCGGCTCCACGAAGAATCGCTCACCGACGAGACCGAATACACCAATGCCGTGGCCAAAGAGGCGTTGCGGCTGAGGCCGGTCCTCGACTTCGTGCTCAGAAGGGTCAACGAGCCGATCGAGATCGGCGGCTACCAGTTTGAACCCGGCGAGGTCGTCGCCCCCTGCATCTACCTGATCCACCGGCGCGAGGACATCTACCCCGACGCGCTTGAGTTCAAACCGGAGCGCTGGTTCGCGACCAAGCCAGGCACTTACACCTGGATTCCTTTCGGCGGTGGGACGAGGAGGTGCATCGGCATGTCTTTCGCGATGGTCGAGATGGAAGTGGTGCTGCGGGCCGTGGCCCGGGCGGGCGTCCTCGAGTCGGTCGGACCCGACGAAGCGACCGTTCAGCGCTTCATCACTTCTTCGCCAGAACGCGGCGGCGAAGTCCGCCTCGCGGCCTGA